From a single Pyxidicoccus xibeiensis genomic region:
- a CDS encoding VOC family protein: protein MNKQIIFNLPVKDLDKSKAFFSALGFSFNPQFSNESVAFMVIAEGSIHAMLMTEAFFKSLIDKPVVQAKEANEVIIALSCESREEVDRLIAKAVASGGRTPHPPEDRGFMYDQGFEDLDGHLWNLVWMAPQA, encoded by the coding sequence ATGAACAAGCAGATCATCTTCAACCTGCCGGTCAAGGATCTGGACAAGTCCAAGGCCTTCTTTTCCGCGCTCGGCTTCAGCTTCAATCCACAGTTCAGCAACGAGAGCGTTGCGTTCATGGTCATCGCAGAGGGCAGCATTCATGCCATGCTGATGACCGAAGCGTTCTTCAAGTCCCTCATCGACAAGCCCGTCGTGCAGGCGAAGGAGGCCAACGAGGTCATCATCGCCCTGAGCTGCGAGAGCCGGGAAGAAGTGGACCGTCTGATCGCCAAGGCCGTCGCCTCCGGCGGCCGTACTCCGCATCCGCCCGAGGACCGCGGCTTCATGTATGACCAGGGCTTCGAGGACCTCGACGGCCACCTGTGGAACCTGGTCTGGATGGCGCCGCAGGCCTGA